A single window of Syntrophus aciditrophicus SB DNA harbors:
- the selD gene encoding selenide, water dikinase SelD yields MEDSPKPRLTETVSGAGUACKIGPGDLKEALCDFPLISDPNLIVGMEHGEDAGVYKLREDLAIIQTVDFFTPIVDDPYTFGQIAVVNALSDVYAMGGTPLTAMNIVCFPIKKMNISILRQILLGGLNKMREAGVLLIGGHSVEDPELKYGLSVTGTVHPEKVLLNSGARPGDRLILTKALGTGIAGTAIKAGIADEALIACSISSMNTLNKIAGDIVQTTPDVHACTDITGFGLLGHAAEMIEGQEIGIRFFSDRVPCFPGIRELAEMGILPAGLYRNRDFRMPLIDVHPDCPEWRFDILFDPQTSGGLLFALAADQAEPCLGRLHAAGVREASIVGEVLSSPAGRIIVE; encoded by the coding sequence ATGGAAGATTCCCCGAAACCACGCCTGACTGAAACCGTTTCCGGAGCCGGGTGAGCCTGCAAGATCGGTCCGGGAGACCTGAAAGAAGCCTTATGCGATTTCCCCCTGATCTCTGACCCCAATCTGATCGTTGGGATGGAGCATGGGGAAGACGCGGGAGTTTACAAACTCCGGGAAGATCTCGCCATCATCCAGACGGTGGATTTTTTCACGCCCATTGTGGATGATCCCTATACCTTCGGCCAGATTGCCGTGGTCAATGCCCTGAGCGACGTCTACGCCATGGGCGGTACGCCGCTGACGGCCATGAACATCGTCTGCTTTCCCATCAAGAAAATGAACATCTCCATTCTTCGGCAGATTCTTCTCGGCGGGCTGAACAAGATGCGTGAGGCGGGCGTACTGCTGATCGGCGGCCATAGTGTGGAAGATCCGGAACTGAAGTATGGGCTTTCCGTAACCGGAACCGTCCATCCCGAAAAGGTCCTGCTCAATTCCGGCGCCCGCCCGGGAGACCGGCTTATCCTGACGAAAGCCCTGGGAACAGGCATTGCCGGCACGGCCATCAAGGCCGGGATCGCCGATGAAGCCCTGATCGCCTGTTCGATAAGTTCCATGAACACCCTGAACAAGATTGCAGGAGACATTGTTCAGACGACCCCGGACGTTCATGCCTGCACGGATATCACCGGCTTCGGGCTGCTCGGACACGCCGCGGAAATGATCGAAGGACAGGAAATCGGCATCCGGTTCTTCTCCGACCGGGTCCCCTGCTTCCCGGGAATCCGGGAACTGGCGGAAATGGGAATTCTGCCCGCGGGACTTTATCGGAATCGGGACTTCCGCATGCCTTTGATCGATGTCCATCCCGACTGTCCCGAATGGCGTTTTGATATTCTTTTCGATCCTCAGACTTCCGGAGGACTGCTCTTTGCGCTGGCCGCCGACCAGGCGGAACCCTGCCTGGGCAGACTGCACGCAGCCGGCGTGCGGGAAGCGTCCATTGTCGGCGAAGTCCTTTCCTCTCCGGCCGGCCGGATTATCGTGGAATAG
- a CDS encoding selenium metabolism-associated LysR family transcriptional regulator, which yields MAYDGFRNITIQQLETLVALVEERSFSRASRRVCLTQPSLTKHVKNMEEVLNVRLVNRERMGISLTPEGKVLYDYARKLLHLREEAGERLVRTQDHTGGVIDMHASTIPATYILPYVLSDFRKIHPDIRVNVQMADSEESMDAILNQQSEIGIIGKKPLNQKLNVEPLWEDRLILAVPRGHRMAGRGMVTWAELAGEPFVVREKGSATREVFERYLRDALNWTLSRLHIAVELGSSEAVKEAVIAGLGISMISIHAVERELLSGLLYEVPVEDCRIERSFYLIYRRQLALMRHHQIFLDFVRSHKIHREQLPA from the coding sequence ATGGCATACGACGGTTTTCGGAACATTACCATTCAGCAGCTTGAAACCCTGGTCGCTCTCGTCGAAGAACGGAGCTTCAGCCGGGCTTCCCGGCGGGTTTGTCTCACCCAGCCTTCCCTGACCAAACATGTAAAAAACATGGAAGAGGTCCTGAATGTCCGACTGGTCAATCGGGAGCGCATGGGTATTTCCCTGACTCCGGAGGGAAAGGTTCTTTACGATTATGCACGGAAACTGCTTCATCTGAGGGAAGAGGCCGGGGAACGGCTGGTCCGGACTCAGGATCATACGGGTGGTGTTATCGACATGCACGCCAGTACGATCCCCGCAACCTATATTCTCCCTTATGTCCTCAGTGATTTCCGTAAGATCCATCCGGATATCCGGGTGAATGTCCAGATGGCGGACAGCGAGGAGTCCATGGACGCGATCCTGAACCAGCAGTCGGAGATCGGCATCATCGGGAAGAAGCCGTTGAATCAGAAACTGAACGTAGAGCCTCTCTGGGAAGACCGACTGATTCTTGCAGTTCCCCGAGGGCATCGTATGGCTGGCAGGGGAATGGTCACCTGGGCGGAGCTGGCGGGGGAACCCTTTGTCGTTCGGGAAAAAGGGTCTGCCACGCGTGAGGTCTTCGAGCGATATCTCCGGGATGCGTTAAACTGGACACTTTCGAGATTGCATATCGCTGTTGAACTCGGGAGTTCCGAGGCAGTAAAGGAAGCGGTGATTGCGGGACTTGGAATTTCCATGATTTCCATCCATGCAGTTGAGCGGGAGCTTCTTTCCGGTCTTCTGTACGAAGTGCCCGTTGAGGACTGCCGCATCGAACGCTCTTTTTATCTGATTTATCGTCGGCAGCTCGCTTTGATGCGTCACCACCAGATTTTTCTGGATTTTGTCCGAAGTCATAAAATTCATCGGGAACAGCTCCCTGCTTAG
- the thrC gene encoding threonine synthase has product MRERILYYSTNCYLDNVEGMEPFKDRVSFREALLLGQAPDEGLFMPESIPQLSLDEILNLKGRPYTAAALLVAEAYLGADLPLETLKAVIESSYNYEVPLERVVDRRYVLRLDRGPTASFKDFAARMMARLMSHFRDPGKRLNVLVATSGDTGSAVGEAFKGVAGIDVYILYPREEVSGRQKKQLDTIGGNVRTLSVEGKFDDCQDLVKQAFADPALAGLNLTSANSINFGRILPQMIYYVYAYAQLAERGEEIVFSVPSGNFGDALGCEYARRMGLPVAQLVMPTNENDEFPRFLKTGRYEKISPSLACLSNAMNVGHPSNLARFFDLYGGTVDRTGRVHKMPDLEEMRNNIFSVSVSDEETRRTIRRAYDSYGLILEPHGAVGWRGLELYLEQTGRKVLCVSLETAHPAKFPEEIVSLLGISPELPASMRDIDSRTGEPLPMTGDYNVFRKFLEKTLKAMD; this is encoded by the coding sequence ATGAGAGAGAGAATCCTGTATTACAGCACGAATTGTTACCTCGATAATGTTGAAGGAATGGAGCCGTTCAAGGATCGAGTTTCCTTCCGGGAAGCCCTGCTTCTGGGGCAGGCTCCGGATGAAGGACTGTTCATGCCCGAGAGCATTCCCCAACTGTCCCTCGACGAGATCCTGAATCTGAAAGGCAGGCCCTATACGGCGGCCGCTCTGCTGGTGGCGGAGGCTTATCTCGGGGCGGATCTGCCTCTGGAAACTCTGAAGGCGGTGATTGAATCTTCCTATAATTATGAAGTTCCCCTGGAACGCGTTGTGGACCGTCGGTATGTTCTCCGACTCGACCGGGGACCGACGGCTTCCTTCAAGGATTTCGCGGCCCGGATGATGGCCCGCCTGATGAGTCATTTTCGCGATCCGGGAAAGCGCCTCAATGTCCTGGTGGCCACTTCGGGGGATACAGGCAGTGCCGTGGGGGAAGCCTTTAAGGGCGTTGCCGGAATTGACGTCTATATCCTGTATCCCCGGGAAGAGGTGAGTGGCCGGCAGAAAAAGCAGTTGGACACCATCGGCGGCAATGTCCGGACCCTGTCCGTGGAAGGAAAGTTCGATGACTGCCAGGATCTCGTCAAACAGGCCTTTGCCGATCCCGCCCTGGCGGGATTGAATCTGACCTCCGCCAATTCCATCAATTTCGGCCGGATTCTACCCCAGATGATTTATTATGTTTATGCCTATGCCCAGCTTGCCGAAAGGGGGGAAGAGATCGTCTTTTCCGTGCCGTCTGGAAACTTCGGAGACGCCCTGGGATGTGAATACGCACGGCGCATGGGCCTGCCCGTCGCCCAACTGGTGATGCCCACCAACGAGAACGACGAGTTTCCCCGTTTTCTGAAAACCGGCCGTTACGAAAAGATATCGCCTTCTCTTGCCTGTCTGTCGAATGCCATGAACGTCGGCCATCCGAGCAATCTGGCCCGGTTTTTTGACTTATACGGGGGGACAGTGGACCGGACAGGTCGTGTGCACAAGATGCCGGATCTGGAAGAGATGAGGAACAATATCTTCTCCGTTTCTGTCTCCGATGAGGAAACCCGGCGGACGATCCGAAGGGCTTACGATTCGTACGGACTGATTCTGGAACCACATGGAGCTGTGGGCTGGCGGGGTCTTGAACTCTATCTGGAACAGACCGGGAGGAAAGTGCTCTGTGTATCCCTGGAAACGGCTCATCCGGCAAAATTCCCCGAAGAAATCGTTTCGCTGCTGGGCATCAGTCCCGAGTTGCCGGCAAGCATGCGGGATATCGACTCGCGAACCGGCGAACCCCTGCCGATGACAGGCGATTACAATGTATTTCGTAAATTTTTGGAAAAAACGTTAAAGGCCATGGATTGA
- the rd gene encoding rubredoxin, with product MNSAAFFKMSYGVYIVSSRKDGQFNGQVANSVFQATSDPPTVVASINKNNLTHEFIQASRKFTVSVLAKAAPMNLIGLFGFKSGRTVNKFADVSFKMGVLEVPIVLDHTVAYMEAEVIDEKDCGTHTLFIGKIVDCEIVSDEEPMTYAYYHEVKGGKSPKNAPTYREEKKEPTAAPQTGGKMEKYTCTICGYVYDPEQGDPESGIAPGTAFEDLPDDWTCPICGADKSQFEKGG from the coding sequence ATGAACAGCGCCGCATTTTTCAAGATGAGTTACGGCGTCTATATCGTTTCTTCCCGTAAGGACGGTCAATTCAACGGTCAGGTCGCAAATTCGGTTTTTCAGGCAACATCTGACCCGCCCACGGTTGTGGCAAGCATCAATAAAAACAATCTCACCCATGAGTTCATTCAAGCCAGCAGGAAGTTTACCGTCTCTGTTCTCGCAAAAGCAGCCCCGATGAACCTGATCGGCCTGTTCGGATTCAAGTCAGGCCGCACAGTCAACAAGTTCGCGGATGTTTCCTTCAAAATGGGCGTTCTGGAGGTCCCGATTGTTCTGGATCATACGGTGGCTTACATGGAGGCGGAAGTGATCGACGAAAAGGACTGCGGCACCCACACCCTTTTTATCGGAAAAATTGTCGACTGCGAAATCGTCAGCGACGAAGAACCCATGACCTACGCCTACTATCATGAAGTCAAAGGCGGAAAGTCTCCCAAAAACGCTCCGACATACAGGGAAGAAAAAAAGGAGCCGACAGCGGCCCCGCAAACAGGAGGGAAAATGGAGAAATACACTTGCACAATCTGCGGGTATGTTTATGACCCGGAGCAAGGTGATCCCGAATCGGGCATCGCTCCCGGAACAGCGTTTGAAGATCTCCCCGATGACTGGACCTGCCCGATCTGCGGCGCGGACAAATCCCAGTTTGAAAAGGGCGGATAG
- the nifU gene encoding Fe-S cluster assembly protein NifU: MWEYTDKVKEHFLKPRNVGEVENPDGVAEVGSMACGDALRLTFKLDENKRIKEAKFKTFGCASAIAAASAMTEMIKGLTVEEAEKITNQDIAAFLGGLPQEKMHCSVLGQQALEKAIAYYRGAPMEKKEGQIVCECFGVTDLEIEKAVRENNLTTVEDVTNYTKAGGGCGSCHEKIQEIIDRVRAEVREPVRPKLTNIQKIRMIEDVLEKEIRPSLKNDGGDVELIDVVGNRVLVATRGACAVCRASQQTLKGFVEFKLRELVTPELIVEEVKA, translated from the coding sequence ATGTGGGAATATACGGATAAGGTCAAGGAACATTTTTTGAAGCCCCGGAATGTTGGGGAAGTGGAGAATCCGGACGGGGTGGCGGAGGTCGGCTCAATGGCCTGTGGCGATGCGCTCCGGCTGACTTTCAAACTGGATGAAAACAAGCGGATCAAGGAGGCGAAATTCAAGACCTTCGGCTGTGCCAGTGCCATTGCCGCGGCCTCGGCGATGACGGAGATGATCAAGGGCCTCACCGTGGAAGAGGCTGAAAAGATAACCAATCAGGACATTGCCGCTTTCCTTGGAGGGCTTCCTCAGGAAAAGATGCACTGTTCGGTTCTCGGGCAGCAGGCTCTGGAAAAGGCGATTGCCTATTACCGGGGAGCGCCGATGGAAAAGAAAGAGGGGCAGATCGTCTGCGAATGCTTCGGTGTGACGGACCTGGAAATCGAAAAAGCCGTGAGGGAAAACAACCTGACTACCGTGGAGGATGTGACCAACTATACCAAGGCGGGAGGCGGCTGTGGGAGCTGCCACGAAAAGATTCAGGAGATCATTGACCGGGTTCGGGCAGAAGTTCGCGAACCCGTCCGTCCGAAACTGACGAACATCCAGAAAATCCGCATGATAGAGGATGTCCTTGAAAAGGAAATCCGACCATCCCTGAAAAACGACGGCGGTGATGTGGAACTCATCGATGTGGTGGGAAACCGGGTGCTGGTGGCGACCCGGGGGGCCTGTGCCGTTTGCCGGGCCTCCCAGCAGACCCTGAAGGGTTTTGTGGAGTTCAAACTCCGTGAACTGGTAACACCAGAGCTCATCGTTGAGGAGGTGAAGGCATGA
- the nifS gene encoding cysteine desulfurase NifS: MTTVYLDNNATTRVVPEVLEVMLPYFSELYGNPSSMHTFGGQVGIKIREAREQVAALLGASPDEIIFTSCGTESDNTAIRSALAAHPDRKHIVTSRVEHPAIKALCAHLAESGYRVTELPVDSEGRLNMEAFEQCLTPDTAIVSLMWANNETGVVFPVERVAEIAHSHGILFHTDAVQAVGKIPIDMRQNTIDMLSLSGHKLHAPKGIGVFYLRRGTRFSPFMIGGHQERERRGGTENTPSIIGLGKACELAARHMEEEDSRVRQLRDKLENELLARIPRARVNGDRVNRLPNTTNISFEFVEGEAILLMLDRYGICASSGSACTSGSLQPSHVLRAMGVPFTMAHGSIRFSLSIENTEADVDLVIETLPGIIAQLREMSPFWQTEGQSCAASS; encoded by the coding sequence ATGACGACGGTTTATCTGGATAACAATGCAACAACCCGTGTTGTGCCGGAGGTGCTGGAGGTGATGCTCCCCTATTTCAGCGAGCTCTACGGCAATCCGTCAAGCATGCATACCTTTGGCGGGCAGGTGGGCATCAAAATCCGGGAGGCCCGGGAACAGGTTGCCGCCTTGCTTGGCGCGTCTCCCGACGAGATCATTTTTACCAGCTGTGGTACGGAAAGCGACAATACGGCCATTCGATCGGCACTGGCCGCCCATCCGGATCGCAAGCATATCGTGACCAGTCGGGTGGAGCATCCAGCCATCAAAGCGCTCTGCGCCCATCTGGCCGAATCGGGCTATCGTGTGACGGAACTGCCGGTCGACAGTGAGGGCCGTCTCAATATGGAAGCCTTTGAACAATGCCTGACGCCGGACACGGCCATCGTAAGCCTCATGTGGGCCAACAATGAAACAGGCGTTGTCTTTCCTGTGGAGAGGGTCGCGGAGATCGCTCACAGCCACGGTATCCTGTTTCACACCGATGCCGTCCAGGCCGTCGGGAAAATTCCGATCGACATGCGGCAAAATACGATAGACATGCTGTCCCTTTCCGGTCACAAGCTCCATGCCCCCAAGGGGATCGGCGTCTTCTATCTCCGGCGGGGAACGCGTTTTTCTCCCTTCATGATCGGCGGTCACCAGGAAAGGGAACGCCGAGGAGGGACGGAGAACACACCAAGCATCATCGGTCTTGGAAAGGCCTGTGAACTGGCAGCCCGGCATATGGAAGAGGAGGACAGCAGGGTAAGGCAATTGCGGGACAAACTGGAAAACGAACTTCTGGCGAGAATTCCCCGGGCCCGTGTTAACGGCGACCGGGTCAATCGTCTTCCCAACACCACCAACATCAGTTTTGAATTTGTGGAAGGGGAGGCCATCCTGCTTATGCTGGATCGATATGGCATTTGTGCCTCATCCGGCTCGGCATGCACATCGGGATCTCTGCAACCGTCACACGTGCTGCGGGCCATGGGCGTTCCCTTCACTATGGCCCACGGATCGATTCGATTCAGTCTCAGCATCGAAAACACGGAAGCGGACGTCGATCTGGTCATTGAGACCCTGCCGGGAATCATCGCGCAGCTGAGGGAAATGTCGCCGTTCTGGCAGACGGAAGGCCAATCGTGTGCCGCCAGTTCATGA
- the fabG gene encoding 3-oxoacyl-ACP reductase FabG has translation MDKDKRRTALVTGASRGIGRAVALELSRAGYHVAVNYRSDDARAEETVFLIEAEGGTAEKLRFDVVDPIESRRCLDELLASRPSLDVLVNNAGITADNLFLMMPEADWNSVIQTTLNGFYNVTQPVIKAMMKARRGSVVSMSSISALVGNRGQTNYAAAKAGLIAASRSLAAEVARLGIRVNVVAPGLIRTDMTQDLSQERIREMIPMRRAGEPEEVAKVVRFLCSPDASYITGQVICVNGGMV, from the coding sequence ATGGATAAGGATAAACGCCGTACAGCCCTGGTCACGGGCGCGAGCCGGGGGATCGGGCGCGCTGTGGCCCTTGAACTGTCCCGAGCCGGATATCATGTGGCGGTTAATTACCGCTCTGATGACGCGAGAGCCGAGGAAACCGTTTTCCTGATCGAGGCTGAGGGCGGCACCGCGGAGAAACTGCGCTTTGACGTCGTTGATCCCATTGAGAGTCGGCGTTGTCTCGATGAGCTGCTGGCCAGCCGTCCATCGCTGGATGTTCTGGTGAACAATGCGGGAATCACGGCAGATAATCTTTTCCTGATGATGCCGGAAGCTGACTGGAACTCGGTCATCCAGACGACCCTCAACGGGTTTTACAATGTCACGCAACCCGTGATCAAGGCGATGATGAAAGCCCGCCGGGGTTCAGTGGTTTCCATGTCTTCGATCTCAGCTCTGGTGGGAAATCGGGGACAGACCAATTACGCCGCGGCCAAGGCGGGGCTGATCGCGGCGAGCCGCTCGCTCGCCGCCGAGGTGGCCAGACTGGGGATACGGGTCAATGTGGTTGCACCGGGGTTGATCCGGACGGACATGACACAGGATCTTTCCCAGGAGCGGATTAGGGAGATGATCCCCATGAGGCGGGCGGGAGAGCCGGAAGAAGTAGCCAAGGTTGTCCGTTTTCTCTGCTCACCCGATGCGTCCTACATCACCGGTCAGGTGATCTGTGTGAACGGCGGCATGGTCTGA
- a CDS encoding acyl-CoA dehydrogenase family protein produces the protein MEILQYMQEHRIFRETFKKFLAKEIVPHIEEWEEAGIVPRWAWKKMGEQGFLGMSVPEAYGGPAVDFLYEVVVIEELARTNFTGLAARLHNTVVLPYLIEYGSEEQKKRYLPGCVSGDIITAIGMTEPNTGSDLAAIRTTAVADRDEIVLNGQKTFISNGINCDLIVLVARDPAVEDPHKAIDLYLVEAGTPGFEKGRNLKKIGWHSQDTAELFFAECRIPVTNRLGGKGTGFRKMMEMLQQERLVVAIGAQVMAEFMLENTIAYCRERKVFGRPISRFQNSQFEFAEMATEIEIGRTFLDKMIVEHMEGRDLTREMSMAKYWITDMAGRVADRCLQLHGGYGYCEEYPIARAWRDIRIMRIYAGSNEIMKVIIARTLGL, from the coding sequence ATGGAAATTCTCCAGTATATGCAGGAACATCGTATCTTCCGGGAAACATTCAAGAAGTTTTTAGCCAAAGAGATCGTTCCCCACATCGAGGAGTGGGAAGAGGCAGGAATTGTCCCAAGGTGGGCCTGGAAAAAGATGGGGGAGCAGGGCTTCCTCGGAATGAGCGTCCCGGAAGCCTATGGAGGACCCGCCGTCGATTTTCTCTATGAGGTGGTCGTCATCGAGGAACTGGCCAGGACCAATTTTACGGGGCTCGCGGCCCGCCTGCACAATACCGTCGTGCTGCCCTATCTGATCGAGTACGGTTCGGAAGAGCAGAAAAAACGTTATCTCCCTGGCTGTGTCTCCGGGGATATCATCACGGCCATCGGCATGACGGAGCCCAATACCGGCAGTGACCTGGCGGCGATCCGCACCACCGCCGTAGCAGACAGGGACGAAATCGTCCTCAACGGCCAGAAGACCTTCATCAGCAACGGAATCAACTGCGACCTCATCGTCCTGGTGGCGAGAGATCCGGCGGTGGAGGACCCGCACAAGGCGATCGATCTCTACCTTGTGGAGGCGGGAACGCCGGGCTTCGAAAAAGGCCGCAATCTTAAGAAAATCGGCTGGCACAGCCAGGACACGGCGGAACTTTTCTTCGCGGAATGCCGGATTCCCGTGACGAACCGTCTGGGCGGTAAAGGGACGGGATTCCGGAAAATGATGGAAATGCTTCAGCAGGAGCGGCTGGTGGTGGCCATCGGGGCGCAGGTGATGGCGGAGTTCATGCTGGAGAACACCATCGCCTACTGCCGGGAACGGAAGGTCTTCGGACGGCCCATTTCCCGTTTTCAGAATTCCCAGTTCGAGTTCGCGGAAATGGCTACAGAGATCGAGATCGGGCGGACCTTTTTAGATAAGATGATTGTCGAGCATATGGAAGGCCGGGATCTCACCCGGGAGATGTCCATGGCGAAATACTGGATCACCGACATGGCGGGGCGGGTTGCGGATCGCTGCCTGCAGCTTCACGGCGGGTACGGGTACTGTGAGGAATACCCCATCGCCCGGGCCTGGCGGGACATCCGGATCATGCGGATCTACGCCGGGTCGAACGAAATCATGAAGGTCATCATCGCCCGGACGCTGGGGTTGTAA
- a CDS encoding class I SAM-dependent methyltransferase — translation MKEVDWLELWRELVTRNKRPKTDKRLVERYRAHSRKRTERPDPLLEVVLKEMDELDAVIEIGPGTGRWTIPVAKRVRSVTAIEPSAGMVDILRENLNHAGFHNVEILSQTWEDASPSIHDAVMCSHGMYGSPDLAAFVRKMERFARKSCWLALRLPPGNGIMAELSLKIHGCRHDSPDAVIAWNALYALGIHANVLVEEGMENWVNDTLDDAFSRAKRHLRLETDETKYDDLIYSTLRRRLSFSNGVYIWPDGMRSALLRWSSHRKD, via the coding sequence ATGAAAGAGGTTGACTGGTTGGAATTATGGCGTGAGCTGGTGACAAGAAACAAACGGCCCAAAACGGACAAAAGACTGGTCGAGCGATATAGGGCGCATTCACGAAAGCGGACAGAAAGACCAGACCCTCTTCTGGAAGTCGTCCTTAAAGAGATGGATGAGCTGGATGCCGTGATTGAGATCGGCCCCGGCACAGGACGTTGGACGATTCCGGTGGCGAAAAGGGTCAGGAGTGTGACGGCGATTGAACCTTCTGCCGGCATGGTCGATATTCTGAGAGAAAATCTTAATCATGCCGGTTTTCATAACGTCGAAATTCTTTCGCAAACCTGGGAAGATGCTTCTCCTTCAATTCACGACGCCGTTATGTGTTCCCACGGCATGTATGGCAGTCCGGATCTGGCGGCCTTTGTGCGTAAAATGGAACGCTTTGCACGCAAAAGCTGCTGGCTGGCTCTGAGGCTGCCGCCGGGAAACGGCATCATGGCGGAACTGTCCTTGAAGATTCATGGTTGTCGTCATGACAGCCCCGACGCGGTGATTGCGTGGAACGCCCTCTATGCGCTGGGCATTCATGCGAATGTACTGGTTGAAGAAGGCATGGAAAACTGGGTCAATGATACTTTGGATGACGCCTTCAGCAGGGCGAAGAGACATTTACGTCTTGAAACAGACGAGACGAAATATGATGATCTGATCTATTCCACATTGAGACGCCGGCTGAGCTTCAGCAATGGTGTTTATATCTGGCCGGACGGTATGCGCTCGGCACTTCTCCGGTGGAGTTCCCATCGCAAAGACTGA
- the zupT gene encoding zinc transporter ZupT, which translates to MQEVWIAFGLTVFAGMATGIGSVIAFTAKRTDYRFLSIATGFSAGVMLYVSFVEIFAKGLDALTAAYGDYWGHWANAAAFFCGVFLIGLIDSLIPAEENPHETHSEEETAPLHDPTAPISDCHAIAGEDRANSSSNLQDNRIRHQKLMRMGLFTALAITIHNFPEGFATFLAALHDPAVGLAIAAALALHNIPEGISVSVPIFYATGNRKKAFVYSSLSGLAEPVGAGIAYLAIRFFLGDNVGGIPSQIMGLLFGGVAGIMVYISLDELLPTSRAYGKGHDSLIGLVAGMLVMALSLLLMK; encoded by the coding sequence ATGCAGGAAGTATGGATCGCCTTTGGACTGACCGTGTTTGCGGGTATGGCCACCGGCATCGGGAGTGTGATCGCCTTTACTGCGAAGAGGACCGACTACCGTTTTCTTTCGATTGCTACCGGCTTTTCCGCGGGTGTCATGCTTTACGTCTCTTTCGTTGAAATCTTTGCGAAGGGACTGGACGCTCTGACCGCCGCGTATGGTGATTACTGGGGACACTGGGCGAATGCCGCCGCGTTTTTCTGCGGGGTGTTCCTGATTGGTCTGATCGACAGCCTGATCCCGGCGGAGGAGAATCCTCACGAGACGCACTCCGAAGAGGAAACGGCGCCCCTTCATGATCCGACTGCCCCGATTTCCGATTGCCATGCAATCGCGGGTGAGGACAGGGCCAATTCATCGTCAAATTTGCAAGATAATCGCATCCGGCACCAGAAACTCATGAGGATGGGGCTGTTTACGGCGCTGGCAATTACAATCCACAATTTTCCAGAAGGCTTTGCGACGTTTCTTGCCGCCCTTCATGATCCTGCCGTCGGCCTGGCCATCGCCGCAGCCCTTGCACTGCACAACATCCCTGAAGGAATAAGCGTTTCTGTACCGATATTTTACGCTACCGGAAACCGGAAGAAGGCATTTGTGTATTCGTCGCTCAGCGGTCTGGCCGAGCCTGTTGGCGCCGGGATCGCCTATCTTGCGATTCGTTTTTTTCTTGGCGATAACGTTGGAGGAATCCCTTCCCAAATCATGGGATTGCTCTTTGGTGGCGTGGCCGGCATCATGGTTTACATCAGCCTTGACGAGCTGCTGCCGACAAGCCGGGCTTATGGCAAGGGGCACGACAGCCTGATCGGCCTCGTGGCCGGGATGCTTGTGATGGCCCTGAGCCTGTTGCTGATGAAGTGA
- a CDS encoding flavodoxin family protein, translating to MKVLGINASPRGSESSTLRLVKSALDGAQSSGADVEFVDLCRFNIEYCNACGVCYKTGRCPKKDDFQSIYEKMLAADGLVMGSPNYIRSVTAQMKTLLDRMADAIHCQLFAGKYSVTVATSGSLGHDQHVLEYMNEVMLTLGSYVTGNAGASMAAGPEALADAGKRAFQLGESLTEDIRTKKNYYKQEPILIENRKYFQNLVEMYKDEWVHQYEYWKTWSECPDKKC from the coding sequence ATGAAAGTATTGGGTATCAATGCCAGCCCCAGGGGATCGGAAAGCTCGACGCTCAGGCTGGTCAAATCCGCTCTTGATGGTGCGCAATCCAGCGGGGCGGATGTGGAATTTGTGGATCTCTGCCGGTTTAACATCGAATACTGCAACGCGTGCGGGGTGTGCTACAAAACCGGAAGGTGCCCGAAAAAGGATGACTTTCAGAGCATCTATGAGAAGATGCTGGCCGCCGATGGTCTCGTAATGGGGTCCCCCAACTACATCCGCTCGGTTACCGCCCAGATGAAGACTCTGCTCGACCGCATGGCCGACGCGATACACTGTCAACTCTTTGCTGGAAAGTACAGCGTTACGGTCGCAACCTCCGGGAGTCTCGGTCATGATCAGCATGTTCTTGAATACATGAACGAAGTCATGCTCACGCTCGGTTCCTACGTTACAGGGAACGCGGGGGCATCCATGGCGGCGGGACCGGAAGCACTGGCCGATGCCGGCAAGCGGGCCTTCCAGCTTGGAGAAAGCCTGACGGAAGATATAAGAACGAAGAAAAATTATTATAAACAGGAACCTATCCTGATTGAGAACAGAAAATACTTCCAGAATCTGGTCGAGATGTACAAGGATGAATGGGTCCACCAGTATGAATACTGGAAAACGTGGAGTGAATGTCCCGATAAAAAGTGTTGA